In the Helianthus annuus cultivar XRQ/B chromosome 11, HanXRQr2.0-SUNRISE, whole genome shotgun sequence genome, one interval contains:
- the LOC110891091 gene encoding ABC transporter G family member 22 encodes MDKPNSSLGLWRTQSDQLAQMSSDTSRGGGGGGSSGGSGGTHSRKSSRQMVFASPGRTGGSSSKNTHIRKTRSAQMKFDLDDVGSGAALSRASSASLGFSFSFTGFTMPPDEIADSRPFSDDDIPEDIEAGTRKKFQTEPTLPIYLKFREVTYKIVIKGMTSTVEKDILNGISGAVNPGEVLALMGPSGSGKTTLLSLLGGRLTDPAPGGSITYNEKPYSKFLKSRIGFVTQDDILFPHLTVKETLTYAALLRLPKKLTKQEKEKRAADVIRELGLERCQDTMIGGTFVRGVSGGERKRVCIGLEIIINPSLLFLDEPTSGLDSTTALRIVELLQDIAETEKTVITTIHQPSSRLFHKFDKLILLSKGSLLYFGKASEAMVYFSSIGCSPLISMNPAEFLLDLANGNMNEVSVPSELEDRVGNSQEETKNGKPAPSVVYDYLVEAYETRVAEETKKQLMIPAPLDEDLKSNVESTKREWGASWRQQYSILFRRGLKERKHDYFSWLRITQVLVTAVILGLLWWQSQVHSPKDLDNQAGLLFFIAVFWAFFPVFTAIFTFPQERAMLNKERAADMYRLSAYFMARTTSDLPLDLFLPMLFLLVVYFMAGLRLTADSFFLTMVIVFLCIVAAQGLGLAIGAMLTDLKKATTLASVTVMAFMLAGGYFVKDVPIFIAWLRYLSFNYHTYRLLLKVQYETISPVIDGIRLDSGLKEATALGIMVFGYRLLAYLSLRRMKIR; translated from the exons ATGGATAAACCGAATTCAAGTTTAGGGTTATGGAGAACACAATCCGATCAACTTGCTCAAATGTCAAGTGACACCTCtagaggtggaggtggtggtggcagcaGCGGTGGTAGCGGTGGGACACATTCAAGAAAGTCTAGTAGACAAATGGTGTTTGCATCGCCCGGTAGAACTGGTGGTAGTAGTAGCAAAAACACACACATTAGAAAGACAAGAAGTGCTCAAATGAAGTTTGATCTTGATGATGTTGGTAGTGGGGCCGCTTTAAGTCGAGCTTCGAGTGCTAGCTTAGGGTTTTCGTTCTCATTCACCGGATTTACCATGCCTCCAGATGAGATTGCGGATTCAAGACCTTTTAGTGATGATGATATAC CCGAAGACATTGAAGCTGGAACGCGTAAGAAGTTTCAGACAGAACCCACCTTGCCAATATATCTAAAG TTTAGAGAAGTGACATACAAGATAGTTATTAAAGGAATGACATCTACTGTAGAGAAGGATATTCTGAATGGTATAAGTGGTGCAGTGAATCCTGGGGAGGTTTTAGCATTAATGGGGCCTTCGGGAAGCGGAAAAACTACGCTTTTGAGTTTACTTGGCGGCAGGTTAACGGATCCGGCCCCCGGGGGGTCAATCACTTACAACGAAAAGCCGTATTCCAAGTTTCTCAAGAGCAG GATCGGGTTTGTGACACAGGACGATATCTTGTTTCCTCATTTAACGGTGAAGGAAACATTAACATATGCGGCTCTTCTACGTCTACCAAAGAAGTTAACCAAACAAGAGAAAGAAAAACGAGCGGCGGATGTTATTCGTGAACTAGGATTAGAAAG ATGTCAAGATACAATGATAGGAGGCACTTTTGTTCGGGGTGTCTCGGGCGGAGAGAGAAAACGTGTTTGTATTGGACTTGAAATAATAATCAACCCTTCCCTCTTGTTCCTTGACGAGCCGACATCCGGCTTGGACTCCACAACTGCTTTGAGAATCGTTGAACTATTGCAAGACATAGCCGAG ACAGAGAAGACTGTGATCACCACAATTCACCAGCCATCGAGCCGACTTTTCCACAAATTTGATAAACTAATCCTACTTAGCAAAGGGAGCTTGCTTTATTTCGGGAAAGCATCCGAAGCCATGGTATACTTTTCATCAATAGGATGTTCTCCATTAATTTCCATGAATCCCGCAGAGTTTTTGCTGGATCTCGCAAATGGAAACATGAATGAAGTTTCGGTACCTTCAGAGTTAGAGGACCGGGTTGGCAATTCACAAGAAGAAACGAAAAATGGAAAACCCGCTCCATCGGTTGTATAtgat TATTTAGTGGAGGCCTACGAGACACGAGTGGCTGAAGAAACAAAGAAACAACTTATGATTCCGGCACCACTCGATGAAGATCTAAAGTCAAACGTCGAGTCAACGAAACGTGAATGGGGAGCAAGCTGGAGACAACAGTACTCGATATTGTTTCGCAGAGGACTTAAGGAAAGAAAACATGATTATTTTAGTTGGTTAAGAATCACACAAGTTCTTGTAACCGCAGTTATCTTAGGACTTTTATGGTGGCAGTCACAAGTTCACAGTCCTAAAGACCTTGATAATCAA GCAGGATTGTTGTTCTTCATTGCGGTATTTTGGGCATTTTTTCCGGTTTTCACAGCGATTTTTACATTCCCACAAGAACGCGCAATGTTAAACAAGGAAAGAGCCGCAGATATGTATAGATTAAGTGCATATTTTATGGCGAGAACAACAAGTGACCTTCCACTTGATCTATTTCTCCCAATGCTTTTTCTCCTTGTTGTTTATTTCATGGCAGGCTTGAGATTAACCGCCGATTCGTTTTTCTTGACCATGGTTATTGTCTTCCTATGTATAGTTGCAGCTCAG GGACTTGGGCTAGCTATTGGTGCTATGTTGACCGACTTGAAGAAAGCAACGACGTTAGCTTCTGTAACCGTAATGGCCTTCATGTTGGCTGGTGGTTATTTTGTGAAG GATGTTCCAATATTCATTGCATGGTTACGTTACTTGTCGTTCAATTATCACACATACAGATTACTTCTGAAAGTGCAGTACGAAACCATAAGTCCTGTAATCGATGGTATAAGACTCGACAGCGGCTTGAAGGAAGCTACTGCACTGGGAATTATGGTGTTTGGATACCGTCTTTTGGCATACCTTTCTTTGAGGAGAATGAAGATTCGTTGA